Proteins encoded within one genomic window of Macaca thibetana thibetana isolate TM-01 chromosome 3, ASM2454274v1, whole genome shotgun sequence:
- the LOC126949983 gene encoding ubiquitin-associated protein 1-like — MASKKLGADFHGTFSYLDDVPFKIGDKFKTPAKVGLPIGFSLPDCLQVVREVQYDFSLEKKTIEWAEEIKKIEEAQREAECKIAEAEAKVNSKSGPEGDSKMSFSKTHSTATMPPPINPILASLQHNSILTPTRVSSSATKQKVLSPPHIKADFNLADFECEEDPFDNLELKTIDEKEELRNILVGTTGPIMAQLLDNNLPRGGSGSVLQDEEVLASLERATLDFKPLHKPNGFITLPQLGNCEKMSLSSKVSLPPIPAVSNIKSLSFPKLDSDDSNQKTAKLASTFHSTSCLRNGTFQNSLKPSTQSSASELNGHHTLGLSALNLDSGTEMPALTSSQMPSLSVLSVCTDESSPPNTGPTVTPANFSVSQVPNMPSCPQAYSELQMLSPSERQCVETVVNMGYSYECVLRAMKKKGENIEQILDYLFAHGQLCEKGFDPLLVEEALEMHQCSEEKMMEFLQLMSKFKEMGFELKDIKEVLLLHNNDQDNALEDLMARAGAS, encoded by the coding sequence ATGGCTTCTAAGAAGTTGGGTGCAGATTTTCATGGGACTTTCAGTTACCTTGATGATGTCCCATTTAAGATAGGAGACAAATTCAAAACACCAGCTAAAGTTGGTCTACCTATTGGCTTCTCCTTGCCTGATTGTTTGCAGGTTGTCAGAGAAGTACAGTATGACTTCTCTTTGGAAAAGAAAACCATTGAGTGGGCTGAAGAGATTAAGAAAATCGAAGAAGCCCAGCGGGAAGCAGAGTGCAAAATTGCGGAAGCAGAAGCTAAAGTGAATTCCAAGAGTGGCCCAGAGGGCGATAGCAAAATGAGCTTCTCCAAGACTCACAGTACAGCCACAATGCCACCTCCTATTAACCCCATCCTCGCCAGCTTGCAGCACAACAGCATCCTCACACCAACTCGGGTCAGCAGTAGTGCCACAAAACAGAAAGTTCTCAGCCCACCTCACATAAAGGCGGATTTCAATCTTGCTGACTTTGAGTGTGAAGAAGACCCATTTGATAATCTGGAGTTAAAAACTATTGATGAGAAGGAAGAGCTGAGAAATATTCTGGTAGGAACCACTGGACCCATTATGGCTCAGTTATTGGACAATAACTTGCCCAGGGGAGGCTCTGGGTCCGTGTTACAGGATGAGGAGGTCCTGGCATCCTTGGAACGGGCAACCCTAGATTTCAAGCCTCTTCATAAACCCAATGGCTTTATAACCTTACCACAGTTGGGCAACTGTGAAAAGATGtcactgtcttccaaagtgtccCTCCCCCCTATACCTGCAGTAAGCAATATCAAATCCCTGTCTTTCCCCAAACTTGACTCTGATGACAGCAATCAGAAGACAGCCAAGCTGGCGAGCACTTTCCATAGCACATCCTGCCTCCGCAATGGCACGTTCCAGAATTCCCTAAAGCCTTCCACCCAAAGCAGTGCCAGTGAGCTCAATGGGCATCACACTCTTGGGCTTTCAGCTTTGAACTTGGACAGTGGCACAGAGATGCCAGCCCTGACATCCTCCCAGATGCCTTCCCTCTCTGTTTTGTCTGTGTGCACAGACGAATCATCACCTCCAAATACTGGTCCCACGGTCACCCCTGCTAATTTCTCAGTGTCACAAGTGCCCAACATGCCCAGCTGTCCCCAGGCCTACTCTGAACTGCAGATGCTGTCCCCCAGTGAGCGGCAGTGTGTGGAGACGGTGGTCAACATGGGCTACTCGTATGAGTGTGTCCTCAGAGCcatgaagaagaaaggagagaatattGAGCAGATTCTTGACTATCTCTTTGCACATGGACAGCTGTGTGAGAAGGGCTTCGACCCTCTTTTAGTGGAAGAGGCTCTGGAAATGCACCAGTGTTCAGAAGAAAAGATGATGGAG